In Mixophyes fleayi isolate aMixFle1 chromosome 11, aMixFle1.hap1, whole genome shotgun sequence, one DNA window encodes the following:
- the LOC142107832 gene encoding uncharacterized protein LOC142107832 isoform X1 produces MDEVLKSEIYLVVLEKKGRVSFQEFAGLFHQIHGYQFKLVNYGYTSLRKLLDDMKDLVEITVLDGEPFINCRSPSEPHLLFRENNSSQANDLNISQFCNVSLRILEPLSDVRLVSTSHHAQPSSSQEYHKKVNCTDTTGKKSEECTKSKDLLSTNSTFPAASHEINPQSVNSECSSNLEKAKSNNTDKSSKSATSLGSTSNKPEQLTKPKLASSLGSSSSSGSSNCPQSVPKPKVALNSTSGFSSSTNSGPSTRPKTARSTNNKISTNIAIKNLKSASPILKTHSRSKKNASSNCPRTATSSARPTTTGPSHKLTIIPNNRFPFKNSSSNLINTNQKVPQEIRPKVSYAAAVRLPNVSYAAVCTNGVNTNQFNQNGQQFVTNNRQLNMHTTNVIQSKPRVEPSGVMTSSIVKQNIQALLKLHTNGLSVFQLQKIYLFTFRQPIARKGLHSMKQILLGLKDVVKMQGVGVQMLVFPLPAEDIPSIAANGYLDNVDSLYAKEDYKKDVVSTTPSVSLNKKESTQQQTVSLPLYNDQSSSSGMEHTGGPFTNGNLEQPGHKLQNNQNGENGDKINLTLTGLGNLTGNSYTKQVMCSKTVEEPSHLRMDQELDYEKRPALPQNFKFLSKPRQGSYQQSQGQACSGNFVERPTEMVCDLFPPENVRHYHTNETVHHIEPPSIQKHQQMHQKHSQAETSFSQTNQGMQKANTNNGPEQNASQSSYLPQFILHSSGFSIVPGEQNVPHDKGVRGMKLTVPTADISSSLNDSAQITLDTDNRVLGLSVLSAHTQQTVSDTHSKMLQQPNTHEMSASYTNTIQENTEHIFSQPHLPLCDSHFVAMSEKTEFPLSKSYPREKDSQDRSRHKQMACQFSQSQTNMANTQNTNVLGSSVSSEPKTQQKESDSHIENALQQAGSSSLQPQDKVLHLQSTHVSGQTESSHLQHKVPDPQAINVDGQIVSPQSQQVTNSQVANESKQTGSLLPQFQLDCLQMENVFGQIGATSSDSQQTVPYSQTINAFQKMASPVSQSEHEMNNSQVTNKCEQTKSMVSQSQDKALGLQTVNVSGQIGTPSSHTKQTRNKVQPSSASRSHEKVPDFLTTNTPVEASSALESNHMLDFQNKNITAQTSSQSKQKKSPSSKQKKDKQHIENPEQTTLISSQLPQKAPNFCTSKTSGQNRSTPITKQCHESTTAKEIELTDSLSSRPSQQHLHSQNNTPYQAVFSPVQTVPHNGSGSSSEQEEMKTWQTDKEQSCCIL; encoded by the exons atggatgaggttctaaAGTCAGAGATTTACCTTGTTGTGTTGGAAAAAAAAGGAAGGGTGTCATTTCAAGAATTTGCTGGACTCTTCCATCAGATCCATGGATATCAGTTTAAGCTGGTGAACTATGGCTACACATCCCTGAGAAAGTTGTTGGATGACATGAAAGATTTAGTGGAGATAACCGTGTTAGATGGTGAACCTTTCATAAACTGTCGATCACCCTCCGAACCTCATCTGCTGTTCAGAGAAAACAATTCATCTCAAGCCAACGATCTTAACATTTCACAGTTTTGCAATGTATCTTTACGTATTTTGGAACCTTTATCAG ATGTTCGCCTCGTCAGTACAAGTCACCATGCACAGCCTAGCTCTTCCCAGGAGTACCACAAAAAG GTAAACTGCACAGACACCACAGGCAAAAAGTCTGAAGAATGCACTAAATCTAAAGATCTCTTATCTACAAATAGTACTTTTCCTGCAGCAAGCCATGAAATTAACCCTCAATCTGTAAACAGCGAATGTTCATCCAACCTTGAAAAGGCAAAAAGCAATAACACTGACAAAAGCTCTAAATCTGCCACAAGCCTTGGTTCTACATCAAACAAGCCTGAGCAGTTAACAAAACCTAAACTTGCATCAAGCCTTGGTTCTTCTTCAAGCTCTGGGTCTTCTAACTGCCCTCAATCCGTACCAAAACCTAAAGTTGCACTTAACAGTACCTCCGGGTTCAGTTCTTCAACTAACTCTGGTCCATCAACAAGACCTAAAACTGCAAGAAGTACTAACAATAAAATAAGTACTAACATTGCAATCAAAAATCTAAAATCTGCAAGTCCTATTTTGAAAACACACTCAAGATCTAAGAAAAATGCCAGCTCAAATTGCCCAAGAACTGCAACAAGCAGTGCACGTCCAACAACAACTGGACCAAGTCACAAATTAACTATTATACCAAATAATCGATTTCCATTCAAAAACAGTTCTTCCAATTTGATCAACACAAATCAAAAGGTTCCGCAAGAAATACGACCGAAGGTGTCCTATGCAGCAGCAGTCCGTCTCCCAAACGTGTCCTATGCAGCAGTCTGTACAAATGGTGTTAATACCAATCAATTTAATCAAAATGGACAACAATTTGTTACCAACAATAGACAGTTGAATATGCACACCACTAACGTGATACAGTCTAAACCTAGAGTAGAACCTAGTGGTGTTATGACAAGCTCCATTgtcaaacaaaacattcaagcTCTATTGAAGCTGCACACAAATGGACTGTCAGTCTTCCAACTACAAAAAATATACCTTTTTACATTCCGACAACCTATTGCTCGCAAAGGTTTACATTCAATGAAACAGATCTTGCTGGGACTGAAAGATGTGGTAAAAATGCAAGGTGTAGGTGTTCAAATGCTTGTGTTTCCACTACCTGCAGAAGACATTCCATCAATCGCAGCAAATGGATATCTTG aCAATGTTGATTCTTTGTACGCTAAAGAAGACTACAAAAAGGATGTAGTGTCAACTACTCCAAGTGTTTCTCTGAATAAAAAGGAGAGTACACAGCAACAGACTGTATCGCTGCCTCTTTACAATGATCAGTCTTCCTCATCTGGGATGGAGCACACAGGAGGACCATTCACAAACGGTAACTTAGAGCAGCCAGGACACAAGCTGCAAAACAACCAGAATGGTGAAAACGGTGACAAAATCAATTTGACATTAACAGGCCTTGGTAACTTGACAGGCAATTCTTATACAAAGCAAGTTATGTGCTCCAAAACAGTTGAGGAACCCAGTCATCTTAGAATGGACCAAGAGTTAGATTATGAAAAAAGGCCTGCACTTCCTCAGAACTTCAAATTTCTCTCTAAGCCCAGGCAAGGTTCATATCAGCAGTCTCAGGGTCAAGCTTGCAGTGGCAATTTTGTTGAAAGACCTACAGAAATGGTGTGCGATTTATTTCCACCTGAAAATGTACGGCATTACCATACTAATGAGACAGTGCACCACATAGAGCCTCCATCGATACAAAAACACCAGCAAATGCACCAGAAGCATAGTCAAGCCGAAACTTCATTTTCACAAACAAACCAGGGCATGCAGAAAGCCAATACCAACAATGGACCTGAACAAAATGCATCTCAATCTTCTTATTTACCTCAATTCATTCTACATTCTTCAGGCTTCTCAATTGTACCAGGAGAGCAAAATGTGCCTCATGACAAAGGAGTCCGTGGAATGAAACTGACTGTTCCTACTGCAGATATCTCGAGCTCTCTTAATGATTCAGCACAGATAACATTGGACACTGACAACAGAGTGCTTGGACTATCAGTACTTTCTGCACATACACAACAAACGGTCTCTGATACACATTCCAAAATGTTGCAGCAACCAAATACACATGAAATGTCTGCTTCATATACAAACACGATACAAGAGAATACAGAACACATATTTTCACAACCACACCTGCCTTTGTGTGATTCACATTTTGTAGCAATGTCTGAAAAAACTGAATTTCCACTTTCAAAGTCCTACCCAAGAGAAAAAGACTCCCAAGATCGAAGTAGGCATAAGCAAATGGCATGTCAATTTTCACAGTCACAAACAAACATGGCTAATACCCAGAATACAAATGTGCTAGGAAGTTCTGTATCATCAGAGCCAAAAACACAACAGAAAGAGTCTGATTCCCACATTGAAAATGCACTTCAACAAGCAGGGTCTTCATCACTACAGCCACAAGATAAAGTGCTTCATTTACAGTCTACACATGTCTCTGGGCAAACTGAATCTTCTCATTTACAACACAAAGTACCAGATCCTCAGGCCATAAATGTAGATGGGCAAATAGTTTCACCTCAGTCACAGCAGGTAACCAATTCTCAGGTTGCAAATGAGTCCAAACAAACAGGATCTCTGCTGCCACAATTTCAACTGGATTGTTTGCAAATGGAAAATGTCTTTGGTCAAATAGGGGCTACATCTTCTGATTCCCAACAAACTGTACCCTATTCCCAGACCATCAATGCCTTTCAGAAAATGGCATCTCCAGTTTCACAGTCAGAACATGAAATGAATAACTCTCAGGTTACAAATAAGTGCGAACAAACAAAATCTATGGTTTCACAGTCACAAGATAAAGCCCTTGGCCTACAAACTGTAAATGTCAGTGGGCAAATAGGAACTCCATCTTCACACACAAAACAGACCAGGAACAAAGTTCAACCATCTTCAGCTTCACGTTCACATGAGAAAGTGCCTGATTTCTTGACTACAAATACTCCAGTGGAAGCATCTTCGGCATTAGAGTCAAATCACATGCTGGATTTCCAAAATAAGAACATCACTGCACAAACATCTTCGCAATCAAAACAGAAAAAATCTCCatcttcaaaacaaaaaaaagataaacaacaTATTGAAAACCCTGAACAAACCACATTAATATCTTCACAATTACCTCAGAAAGCTCCTAATTTTTGTACCAGCAAAACATCAGGGCAAAATCGATCTACTCCTATAACAAAACAGTGCCATGAATCCACTACTGCCAAAGAGATTGAACTAACTGATAGTTTATCTTCAAGACCATCTCAGCAACATTTGCATTCTCAAAATAACACCCCTTATCAGGCTGTTTTTTCACCTGTACAAACTGTACCGCACAACGGTTCTGGAAGCAGTTCAGAACAGGAAGAAATGAAAACATGGCAAACAGACAAGGAACAGTCTTGTTGTATTTTATGA
- the LOC142107832 gene encoding uncharacterized protein LOC142107832 isoform X2: MVSSPPHRQSLATHFNVRLVSTSHHAQPSSSQEYHKKVNCTDTTGKKSEECTKSKDLLSTNSTFPAASHEINPQSVNSECSSNLEKAKSNNTDKSSKSATSLGSTSNKPEQLTKPKLASSLGSSSSSGSSNCPQSVPKPKVALNSTSGFSSSTNSGPSTRPKTARSTNNKISTNIAIKNLKSASPILKTHSRSKKNASSNCPRTATSSARPTTTGPSHKLTIIPNNRFPFKNSSSNLINTNQKVPQEIRPKVSYAAAVRLPNVSYAAVCTNGVNTNQFNQNGQQFVTNNRQLNMHTTNVIQSKPRVEPSGVMTSSIVKQNIQALLKLHTNGLSVFQLQKIYLFTFRQPIARKGLHSMKQILLGLKDVVKMQGVGVQMLVFPLPAEDIPSIAANGYLDNVDSLYAKEDYKKDVVSTTPSVSLNKKESTQQQTVSLPLYNDQSSSSGMEHTGGPFTNGNLEQPGHKLQNNQNGENGDKINLTLTGLGNLTGNSYTKQVMCSKTVEEPSHLRMDQELDYEKRPALPQNFKFLSKPRQGSYQQSQGQACSGNFVERPTEMVCDLFPPENVRHYHTNETVHHIEPPSIQKHQQMHQKHSQAETSFSQTNQGMQKANTNNGPEQNASQSSYLPQFILHSSGFSIVPGEQNVPHDKGVRGMKLTVPTADISSSLNDSAQITLDTDNRVLGLSVLSAHTQQTVSDTHSKMLQQPNTHEMSASYTNTIQENTEHIFSQPHLPLCDSHFVAMSEKTEFPLSKSYPREKDSQDRSRHKQMACQFSQSQTNMANTQNTNVLGSSVSSEPKTQQKESDSHIENALQQAGSSSLQPQDKVLHLQSTHVSGQTESSHLQHKVPDPQAINVDGQIVSPQSQQVTNSQVANESKQTGSLLPQFQLDCLQMENVFGQIGATSSDSQQTVPYSQTINAFQKMASPVSQSEHEMNNSQVTNKCEQTKSMVSQSQDKALGLQTVNVSGQIGTPSSHTKQTRNKVQPSSASRSHEKVPDFLTTNTPVEASSALESNHMLDFQNKNITAQTSSQSKQKKSPSSKQKKDKQHIENPEQTTLISSQLPQKAPNFCTSKTSGQNRSTPITKQCHESTTAKEIELTDSLSSRPSQQHLHSQNNTPYQAVFSPVQTVPHNGSGSSSEQEEMKTWQTDKEQSCCIL, from the exons ATGGTGTCTTCTCCTCCACATAGGCAGTCCCTCGCAACGCATTTCA ATGTTCGCCTCGTCAGTACAAGTCACCATGCACAGCCTAGCTCTTCCCAGGAGTACCACAAAAAG GTAAACTGCACAGACACCACAGGCAAAAAGTCTGAAGAATGCACTAAATCTAAAGATCTCTTATCTACAAATAGTACTTTTCCTGCAGCAAGCCATGAAATTAACCCTCAATCTGTAAACAGCGAATGTTCATCCAACCTTGAAAAGGCAAAAAGCAATAACACTGACAAAAGCTCTAAATCTGCCACAAGCCTTGGTTCTACATCAAACAAGCCTGAGCAGTTAACAAAACCTAAACTTGCATCAAGCCTTGGTTCTTCTTCAAGCTCTGGGTCTTCTAACTGCCCTCAATCCGTACCAAAACCTAAAGTTGCACTTAACAGTACCTCCGGGTTCAGTTCTTCAACTAACTCTGGTCCATCAACAAGACCTAAAACTGCAAGAAGTACTAACAATAAAATAAGTACTAACATTGCAATCAAAAATCTAAAATCTGCAAGTCCTATTTTGAAAACACACTCAAGATCTAAGAAAAATGCCAGCTCAAATTGCCCAAGAACTGCAACAAGCAGTGCACGTCCAACAACAACTGGACCAAGTCACAAATTAACTATTATACCAAATAATCGATTTCCATTCAAAAACAGTTCTTCCAATTTGATCAACACAAATCAAAAGGTTCCGCAAGAAATACGACCGAAGGTGTCCTATGCAGCAGCAGTCCGTCTCCCAAACGTGTCCTATGCAGCAGTCTGTACAAATGGTGTTAATACCAATCAATTTAATCAAAATGGACAACAATTTGTTACCAACAATAGACAGTTGAATATGCACACCACTAACGTGATACAGTCTAAACCTAGAGTAGAACCTAGTGGTGTTATGACAAGCTCCATTgtcaaacaaaacattcaagcTCTATTGAAGCTGCACACAAATGGACTGTCAGTCTTCCAACTACAAAAAATATACCTTTTTACATTCCGACAACCTATTGCTCGCAAAGGTTTACATTCAATGAAACAGATCTTGCTGGGACTGAAAGATGTGGTAAAAATGCAAGGTGTAGGTGTTCAAATGCTTGTGTTTCCACTACCTGCAGAAGACATTCCATCAATCGCAGCAAATGGATATCTTG aCAATGTTGATTCTTTGTACGCTAAAGAAGACTACAAAAAGGATGTAGTGTCAACTACTCCAAGTGTTTCTCTGAATAAAAAGGAGAGTACACAGCAACAGACTGTATCGCTGCCTCTTTACAATGATCAGTCTTCCTCATCTGGGATGGAGCACACAGGAGGACCATTCACAAACGGTAACTTAGAGCAGCCAGGACACAAGCTGCAAAACAACCAGAATGGTGAAAACGGTGACAAAATCAATTTGACATTAACAGGCCTTGGTAACTTGACAGGCAATTCTTATACAAAGCAAGTTATGTGCTCCAAAACAGTTGAGGAACCCAGTCATCTTAGAATGGACCAAGAGTTAGATTATGAAAAAAGGCCTGCACTTCCTCAGAACTTCAAATTTCTCTCTAAGCCCAGGCAAGGTTCATATCAGCAGTCTCAGGGTCAAGCTTGCAGTGGCAATTTTGTTGAAAGACCTACAGAAATGGTGTGCGATTTATTTCCACCTGAAAATGTACGGCATTACCATACTAATGAGACAGTGCACCACATAGAGCCTCCATCGATACAAAAACACCAGCAAATGCACCAGAAGCATAGTCAAGCCGAAACTTCATTTTCACAAACAAACCAGGGCATGCAGAAAGCCAATACCAACAATGGACCTGAACAAAATGCATCTCAATCTTCTTATTTACCTCAATTCATTCTACATTCTTCAGGCTTCTCAATTGTACCAGGAGAGCAAAATGTGCCTCATGACAAAGGAGTCCGTGGAATGAAACTGACTGTTCCTACTGCAGATATCTCGAGCTCTCTTAATGATTCAGCACAGATAACATTGGACACTGACAACAGAGTGCTTGGACTATCAGTACTTTCTGCACATACACAACAAACGGTCTCTGATACACATTCCAAAATGTTGCAGCAACCAAATACACATGAAATGTCTGCTTCATATACAAACACGATACAAGAGAATACAGAACACATATTTTCACAACCACACCTGCCTTTGTGTGATTCACATTTTGTAGCAATGTCTGAAAAAACTGAATTTCCACTTTCAAAGTCCTACCCAAGAGAAAAAGACTCCCAAGATCGAAGTAGGCATAAGCAAATGGCATGTCAATTTTCACAGTCACAAACAAACATGGCTAATACCCAGAATACAAATGTGCTAGGAAGTTCTGTATCATCAGAGCCAAAAACACAACAGAAAGAGTCTGATTCCCACATTGAAAATGCACTTCAACAAGCAGGGTCTTCATCACTACAGCCACAAGATAAAGTGCTTCATTTACAGTCTACACATGTCTCTGGGCAAACTGAATCTTCTCATTTACAACACAAAGTACCAGATCCTCAGGCCATAAATGTAGATGGGCAAATAGTTTCACCTCAGTCACAGCAGGTAACCAATTCTCAGGTTGCAAATGAGTCCAAACAAACAGGATCTCTGCTGCCACAATTTCAACTGGATTGTTTGCAAATGGAAAATGTCTTTGGTCAAATAGGGGCTACATCTTCTGATTCCCAACAAACTGTACCCTATTCCCAGACCATCAATGCCTTTCAGAAAATGGCATCTCCAGTTTCACAGTCAGAACATGAAATGAATAACTCTCAGGTTACAAATAAGTGCGAACAAACAAAATCTATGGTTTCACAGTCACAAGATAAAGCCCTTGGCCTACAAACTGTAAATGTCAGTGGGCAAATAGGAACTCCATCTTCACACACAAAACAGACCAGGAACAAAGTTCAACCATCTTCAGCTTCACGTTCACATGAGAAAGTGCCTGATTTCTTGACTACAAATACTCCAGTGGAAGCATCTTCGGCATTAGAGTCAAATCACATGCTGGATTTCCAAAATAAGAACATCACTGCACAAACATCTTCGCAATCAAAACAGAAAAAATCTCCatcttcaaaacaaaaaaaagataaacaacaTATTGAAAACCCTGAACAAACCACATTAATATCTTCACAATTACCTCAGAAAGCTCCTAATTTTTGTACCAGCAAAACATCAGGGCAAAATCGATCTACTCCTATAACAAAACAGTGCCATGAATCCACTACTGCCAAAGAGATTGAACTAACTGATAGTTTATCTTCAAGACCATCTCAGCAACATTTGCATTCTCAAAATAACACCCCTTATCAGGCTGTTTTTTCACCTGTACAAACTGTACCGCACAACGGTTCTGGAAGCAGTTCAGAACAGGAAGAAATGAAAACATGGCAAACAGACAAGGAACAGTCTTGTTGTATTTTATGA